ACCTATGGGACATTAGCATCTTTGTCAGTTACAAtcacttaaaaattaaatgCTGCAAGGGAAATAAAATGCTATAGCTTCAAGGTAATTCAGTATAAAAGATTGATTAGAAAGAACAAGTTGGCATCAGAATCCTAGTACCAAGGTGTTTGTCATAATGTATCACAAAGTCACTGTGGAAAGAAATATTTTAGTAATAAGTACGCTAAACTTTAAATGGGATATGAGTGCAACCGCCTAGAAAACAAATCGAATTATATTATGTAGAGTTTTGAACTTAATGAGAAATAAATCTACTACTAACACTTGGTGGAAAAAacgaagaaaaggagaaaacttGTACGTATACAAGTGCAAAACCAATATAGATTTCACCTGTATGCATCCATCTTCACACCCAACAGCCCAGAAGTTAGTGTTTCCAGCTAAAACAGTAACTTTCCCAGATATCCTATCTGACCAAAGAGTTTGCAACCCTCTTGTGCAAGTAATTTCTGTTTCTTTCATGATAAATGTATTTCCCATGCCAACAATGTCGTTTGCAGCGTGTTCCCGAGGTCGAGCTTCCAAGCAAATCGGTGCATTGCCTTCTCCTCCTTTCCTATCTAACACCCTAATTGAAAGAGTGGCACATGAAGAACCTGCCGAACTAGAAGACTTCAAATTCCCCGACTGTTCCACAGCTATGCTTTCATCTCCACCTGTGGAGGCAGGAACCTTCTCGATAACAAGGCTTTTGGTAATCATAGCTCTAGCAGTTACCCCATGTCCCTCCTTTATTTCCGCGCTTCTGCCAATTGCTCCCCTAACAGATGTTTCTTTGATGCCACTATCAGCTGCAATTAACCCATTCTCATCATTTTTTCTATCAGAAGGCATAGAAGGGAAGTCAAGTGCCTGGGTCTGAACCCCAGCAGAAATATTTTCCTGCTGCAGAGGCACCCCAACTGCTTCTGGAATAATCCTCTTTCTACCATCAGGGCGTCTATATTCCCTCTGCTTCACAGGACTGGAAATTCTGGCAGGCATAGAGACCTTATTTAAGCCATCTGCAGAAGTTTTTGTTGCAACCGTTGCATCGACAGAAGGTTTTACAACTGTCTGGTTTTGCTGAACATCCAGAACCACTTTTTTGCTTGGGGCTTGCTTAGCAGATGCTGCTTCAAGCAATAATTGAGCTGGGCTTTCAGCTAAATTTGCTTGCCGACCCCTAACATCGCCATAACGGTTTCTCTTCAATTCATCCAGTTCAGCATCACTTAAACGGTTGCCAAGTTCTTTAACATCAAAATGGAAAGTTGCCACTGAACCATCCAAAGAACACGCAAAAAGTGAATAACCATCAGGGCTCCTGTTTCGACgagaaaaaaaacacattatATAAAGGAATAAacataaaatgaataaaaaagcTAATTAAAATGATATAGAATATGAAAAAGTACTAAATGGTAGATCTTTATAGGAAAACGGAAACCATACCAGGATAAATCCACAACACTTTGAGTAAAGAAATGCTTTGCTACGAAGAGGGGTCGGGGACTTGCAGTAGTCCATACTGTTATAGTCCGGTCCTGACTCCCAATAGCAATGACATTATAAGGTTGTGGTTCTTTGTCTTTTCCACCTGTCTTTGAAGCACCATTAGTCCACCCAACGGGTGCAGCTTTTTCCTGAGCATTGGAAACATTCCTCCTAAACATTGAATGGTTAAACTTCACTACGATCACAGGGGCATTATGTCCTAAGAAGTCAAATGTAGCAGACCATTCCCCTCTCTCTAGAACAGGGGCAGAATGCCTTGGTTTCTGGAATCCGTGAGTGGTAGTAATGAAGTGGCCACAAGGGGACCATCCCAACCGCCTGAAAAAGGTAGATCCAAGCTGAAGAAACACAAGCATGTTAGAAAATGATATCTGAACTTGTATAAAGAAACCTCAGTGACACAATTGACATACTGATTTTTGCCAATGGCCGTCTGTCCTGTGCACAAGACTCCAGTCACTTGTTCGCCAAATAATTACAGTCTTATCATCTGACTGACTTGCTATGAAGGAGCCAATAGGATCCCAAGTAACTCCTTTAACCAGGCTAGAGTGACCCCTCAGAACAGCAGAGCAAATACCATTGCTCATGTTCCAGATGTGTATAGTGTTATCTAAACTTCCACTGGCCAACATTGAGTCATCTGGAGACCAATTAAGATCCACCTACTTTAAGCATGGAAAAACAGCACCTCAGTAAGACAATACCCACCAGGAACTATAAAAGGATTCCatagaaaatttaaataaaacacAACTAAATTAtccatgtttttttctttggtagGGCAGCTGTAATCATACAACGTAACTTCAAAGACCCAATTCACTAAAGCTCAAGATAATCCCCGGAAAGCAAGATGACTTTATTTTTTGAGCAAAAGGTGGATCATATTCATGAAGCAAACCATACTCAATTTCAACAAACTATAAGATGAAAGAAATTATTTAGGTGGTCTGACTCCCAAATAGTAAAAGCAATGTCATTACCACATCTGCAGTATGCCCTCTCAAAGTCATTGCAACTTTCCAATTTTCAAGGTCAGGTGGCTCTCCACTGCCAAACTCAGTGGTTCCTGAACCAGGCTTTCTCTCATGAATTAGAATCACTTGGTCATCTGATCCTGATGCAACAAACCGACCATGCTTAGCCCACCTAACGCAATTCACAGAACCAAAGTGATCACGGAGAGTTGCAAGTAGCCTCTGGgctgatgattcttcatcatcCAAATCCCTGCCAAGGGATTTCATGTTCCATACCCGCACCTGTAATTAGTAAAGTGGGGAGGA
This genomic stretch from Pyrus communis chromosome 2, drPyrComm1.1, whole genome shotgun sequence harbors:
- the LOC137725415 gene encoding protein HIRA-like isoform X2, which gives rise to MLASGSLDNTIHIWNMSNGICSAVLRGHSSLVKGVTWDPIGSFIASQSDDKTVIIWRTSDWSLVHRTDGHWQKSLGSTFFRRLGWSPCGHFITTTHGFQKPRHSAPVLERGEWSATFDFLGHNAPVIVVKFNHSMFRRNVSNAQEKAAPVGWTNGASKTGGKDKEPQPYNVIAIGSQDRTITVWTTASPRPLFVAKHFFTQSVVDLSWSPDGYSLFACSLDGSVATFHFDVKELGNRLSDAELDELKRNRYGDVRGRQANLAESPAQLLLEAASAKQAPSKKVVLDVQQNQTVVKPSVDATVATKTSADGLNKVSMPARISSPVKQREYRRPDGRKRIIPEAVGVPLQQENISAGVQTQALDFPSMPSDRKNDENGLIAADSGIKETSVRGAIGRSAEIKEGHGVTARAMITKSLVIEKVPASTGGDESIAVEQSGNLKSSSSAGSSCATLSIRVLDRKGGEGNAPICLEARPREHAANDIVGMGNTFIMKETEITCTRGLQTLWSDRISGKVTVLAGNTNFWAVGCEDGCIQVYTKCGRRAMPTMMVGSAAIFIDCDECWKLFLVTRKGSFYVWDLLKRNCLLHDSLASLVASNPNPSAKDAGVIKVISAKLSRSGSPLVVLATRHAFLFDMGLMCWLRVADDCFPGSNFASSWHSGSTQGGELAALQVDVRKYVARKPGWSRVTDDGVQTRAHLEAQLASSLALKSAKDYRQCLLSYIRFLAREADESRLREVCESFLGPPTGMVDDTTLDLNNSAWDPYVLGMRKHKLLREDILPAMASNRKVQRLLNEFMDLISEYESAETNIEKKIQTSLTGRQPAADEMDSAPYRTNEMDIVPAAPEKTKSIPASTDQKDSSQLATDEENSAPVAEDKVNSDPPMGNQVGEAAQDAGS
- the LOC137725415 gene encoding protein HIRA-like isoform X1; amino-acid sequence: MIAEKPSWIRHEGMQIFSIDVQPGGLRLATGGGDHKVRVWNMKSLGRDLDDEESSAQRLLATLRDHFGSVNCVRWAKHGRFVASGSDDQVILIHERKPGSGTTEFGSGEPPDLENWKVAMTLRGHTADVVDLNWSPDDSMLASGSLDNTIHIWNMSNGICSAVLRGHSSLVKGVTWDPIGSFIASQSDDKTVIIWRTSDWSLVHRTDGHWQKSLGSTFFRRLGWSPCGHFITTTHGFQKPRHSAPVLERGEWSATFDFLGHNAPVIVVKFNHSMFRRNVSNAQEKAAPVGWTNGASKTGGKDKEPQPYNVIAIGSQDRTITVWTTASPRPLFVAKHFFTQSVVDLSWSPDGYSLFACSLDGSVATFHFDVKELGNRLSDAELDELKRNRYGDVRGRQANLAESPAQLLLEAASAKQAPSKKVVLDVQQNQTVVKPSVDATVATKTSADGLNKVSMPARISSPVKQREYRRPDGRKRIIPEAVGVPLQQENISAGVQTQALDFPSMPSDRKNDENGLIAADSGIKETSVRGAIGRSAEIKEGHGVTARAMITKSLVIEKVPASTGGDESIAVEQSGNLKSSSSAGSSCATLSIRVLDRKGGEGNAPICLEARPREHAANDIVGMGNTFIMKETEITCTRGLQTLWSDRISGKVTVLAGNTNFWAVGCEDGCIQVYTKCGRRAMPTMMVGSAAIFIDCDECWKLFLVTRKGSFYVWDLLKRNCLLHDSLASLVASNPNPSAKDAGVIKVISAKLSRSGSPLVVLATRHAFLFDMGLMCWLRVADDCFPGSNFASSWHSGSTQGGELAALQVDVRKYVARKPGWSRVTDDGVQTRAHLEAQLASSLALKSAKDYRQCLLSYIRFLAREADESRLREVCESFLGPPTGMVDDTTLDLNNSAWDPYVLGMRKHKLLREDILPAMASNRKVQRLLNEFMDLISEYESAETNIEKKIQTSLTGRQPAADEMDSAPYRTNEMDIVPAAPEKTKSIPASTDQKDSSQLATDEENSAPVAEDKVNSDPPMGNQVGEAAQDAGS